The segment TCCAAGCAGCCGATGCCCGAGCGGATCGACTCCCTCCTGCACATCGCCGGGATCGTCGACCTCGGCCCCGTCGGCGAGCTGCGCCCCAAGACCTGGCACCAGCAGCTCAACGTCAACCTGATCGCCCCCGCCGAGGTCACCCGCCTGCTGCTGCCCACCCTGCGGGCCTCCAAGGCGACCGTCGTCTTCGTCAACTCCGGCGCCGGCCTGACCGCCCACGCCGACTGGAGCGCCTACGCGGCCTCCAAGCACGGCCTCAAGGCCCTCGCCGACTCCCTGCGCGGCGAGGAGAAGGCCAACGGCATCCGCGTCACCTCCGTCTACCCCGGCCGCACCGCCAGCCCCATGCAGGCCAAGGTCCACTCGCAGGAGGGCAAGGAGTACGACCCCGCCGACTGGATCGACCCCGAGTCGGTGGCCACCACCATCGTCATGGCCGTCGACCTGCCGCGCGACGCCGAGGTCAACGACCTGAGCGTCAGGCCCGGCCGATGACCGGGGGTGCCACCGGCGTCGGATCCCTGCCGGGCGGCGACGCCCGCGAGGCCGCCAAGACCGCCACGGGCTCCTTCGAGGACTTCCCGTACCTGCCCGAACTCCCCGCCCGCGGACCCGGCGCCGACATGATCGGCCGCTCCCTCGGGCTGCTCGTCGACCTC is part of the Streptomyces katrae genome and harbors:
- a CDS encoding SDR family oxidoreductase, whose translation is MPTHLITGAGSGIGAAVAARLHARGDDLVLLARDAGRARQLVERYPGARTLVGDLADPDRLSWAFSKQPMPERIDSLLHIAGIVDLGPVGELRPKTWHQQLNVNLIAPAEVTRLLLPTLRASKATVVFVNSGAGLTAHADWSAYAASKHGLKALADSLRGEEKANGIRVTSVYPGRTASPMQAKVHSQEGKEYDPADWIDPESVATTIVMAVDLPRDAEVNDLSVRPGR